The Hymenobacter baengnokdamensis genome includes a region encoding these proteins:
- a CDS encoding response regulator has translation MITPLALVEDQPAIRQALSTYFGAQPEFVLVSVSASVEELLAGLDAGGRPPRLVLSDVGLPGGLSGIEGIASIRARVPQVEVVLLTVYQEPERIFQALCAGAVGYLVKTTGLADLKTALLDVLAGGSPMSPAVARHVVRYFRPVERRPSPVSLTAREQQVVEAIEQGLSYKLIADRLGVSLNTVRSHIRAVYEKLEINSRAELMSRGRHWE, from the coding sequence GTGATTACTCCTTTAGCCCTTGTCGAAGACCAGCCCGCTATCCGGCAGGCACTCAGTACTTATTTTGGCGCGCAGCCCGAGTTTGTGCTGGTCAGCGTATCGGCCTCAGTCGAAGAGCTACTGGCCGGCCTTGACGCCGGGGGGCGGCCGCCCCGCCTGGTGCTCTCCGATGTGGGCCTGCCCGGCGGGCTGTCGGGCATTGAGGGGATTGCGAGCATTCGGGCGCGGGTGCCGCAGGTTGAGGTAGTGCTGCTAACGGTTTACCAGGAGCCGGAGCGGATATTTCAGGCGCTGTGTGCCGGAGCGGTAGGCTACCTCGTCAAAACCACGGGCCTGGCCGACCTCAAAACCGCTCTGCTCGATGTGCTGGCCGGCGGCTCGCCCATGTCGCCGGCGGTGGCCCGGCACGTAGTGCGCTACTTTCGCCCCGTTGAGCGGCGGCCTTCCCCGGTTTCGCTCACTGCCCGCGAGCAGCAGGTAGTCGAGGCCATTGAGCAGGGATTAAGCTACAAGCTGATTGCCGACCGCCTGGGGGTGTCACTCAATACCGTCCGCTCCCACATCCGGGCCGTATACGAAAAGCTGGAGATTAACTCCCGGGCCGAGCTTATGAGCCGGGGCAGGCACTGGGAATAA
- the thrS gene encoding threonine--tRNA ligase, whose product MLNITLPDGSVRPVEAGSTGYDLAASISEGLARNALAVKVNGEIRDLHRPLTEDAALEILTWNDAGGKQAYWHSSAHLMAEALEALYPGVKLAIGPAIENGFYYDVDLGEGRTISSDDFPAIEKKMLELAKNKSRFERREVPKAEAIAYFTQKQDPYKLELIDGLEDGQITFYSQGGFTDLCRGPHIPDTGPIKAAKIMNVAGAYWRGDEKNKQLTRLYGITFPKAKDLTEYLEKLEEAKRRDHRKLGKELELFAFSEKVGAGLPLWLPKGTALRERLEQFLRKAQVKAGYQPVVTPHIGSKELYVTSGHYEKYGADSFQPIKTPNPGEEFFLKPMNCPHHCEIYRTKPRSYRDLPVRLAEFGTVYRYEQSGELHGLTRVRGFTQDDAHIFCRPDQVIDEFKKVIDLVLYVFKALGFSEFTAQISLRDPANKTKYIGSDENWAISEQAIIQAAAEKGLTTVTELGEAAFYGPKLDFMVRDALGRRWQLGTVQVDYNLPERFDLEYVAPDNTKQRPVMIHRAPFGSLERFVAVLIEHTAGNFPLWLSPEQFTVLPISDKFADYAYEVKARLEAADLRGTVDARDERIGRKIRDAEMAKTPYLLIVGEKEAQDNIISVRRHGEGDIGSMPMDGFIKSVNTQVAEAMG is encoded by the coding sequence ATGCTTAATATCACCCTCCCCGATGGCTCCGTCCGCCCGGTCGAAGCAGGCTCGACGGGCTATGACCTCGCCGCCAGTATTAGCGAAGGCCTCGCCCGCAACGCCCTGGCCGTAAAAGTAAACGGCGAAATCCGCGACCTGCATCGTCCGCTCACTGAAGACGCGGCCCTCGAAATCCTGACCTGGAACGACGCCGGCGGCAAGCAGGCGTACTGGCACTCCTCAGCTCACCTCATGGCCGAGGCCCTCGAAGCCCTTTACCCCGGCGTGAAGCTGGCTATCGGCCCGGCCATCGAAAATGGCTTCTACTACGACGTAGACCTGGGAGAAGGCCGCACTATTTCGAGCGATGACTTTCCCGCCATCGAGAAAAAGATGCTGGAGCTGGCAAAGAACAAAAGTCGGTTTGAGCGGCGCGAGGTGCCTAAGGCTGAAGCTATTGCTTATTTTACCCAAAAGCAGGACCCTTACAAGCTGGAGCTGATTGATGGCCTGGAAGACGGCCAGATTACCTTCTACTCACAGGGCGGCTTTACCGACCTCTGCCGGGGACCGCACATTCCGGATACCGGCCCAATCAAGGCTGCCAAAATTATGAACGTGGCCGGTGCCTACTGGCGCGGCGACGAGAAAAACAAGCAGCTTACGCGCCTTTACGGCATCACTTTCCCCAAGGCCAAAGACCTCACCGAGTACCTCGAAAAGCTTGAGGAAGCCAAGCGCCGCGACCACCGCAAGCTGGGCAAAGAGCTGGAGCTGTTTGCCTTCTCGGAGAAAGTAGGCGCGGGCCTGCCGCTCTGGCTGCCCAAGGGTACGGCCCTGCGCGAGCGCTTGGAGCAATTTCTGCGTAAGGCGCAGGTAAAAGCTGGCTATCAGCCGGTTGTGACGCCGCATATCGGCTCTAAAGAGTTGTACGTTACCAGCGGCCACTACGAGAAGTACGGAGCCGACTCGTTTCAGCCCATCAAGACGCCCAACCCCGGCGAGGAGTTCTTCCTCAAGCCCATGAACTGCCCCCACCACTGCGAAATCTACCGCACCAAGCCGCGCTCGTACCGCGACCTGCCGGTGCGCCTTGCCGAGTTTGGCACGGTGTACCGCTATGAGCAGTCGGGCGAGCTGCACGGCCTTACCCGCGTACGTGGCTTCACGCAGGACGATGCGCACATCTTCTGCCGTCCCGACCAGGTAATCGACGAGTTCAAGAAAGTAATTGACCTGGTGCTTTATGTATTCAAAGCGCTAGGTTTTAGTGAGTTCACTGCGCAGATTTCGTTGCGCGACCCGGCAAACAAGACCAAGTATATCGGCTCTGACGAAAACTGGGCTATTTCCGAGCAGGCCATCATTCAGGCCGCCGCTGAGAAAGGCCTGACTACCGTAACGGAGCTGGGCGAGGCGGCCTTCTATGGCCCCAAGCTCGACTTTATGGTGCGCGACGCGCTGGGCCGCCGCTGGCAGCTGGGTACGGTGCAGGTCGACTACAACCTGCCCGAGCGCTTCGACCTCGAGTACGTGGCCCCCGACAATACCAAGCAGCGCCCCGTGATGATTCACCGGGCACCGTTTGGCTCGCTGGAGCGCTTTGTAGCCGTGCTTATTGAGCACACGGCCGGTAATTTTCCGCTCTGGCTCTCGCCCGAGCAGTTTACCGTATTGCCCATCTCCGATAAGTTTGCCGACTATGCCTACGAAGTCAAAGCCCGTCTCGAAGCCGCCGACCTGCGCGGCACCGTAGATGCGCGCGACGAGCGCATTGGCCGCAAAATCCGGGATGCTGAAATGGCCAAAACGCCCTATTTGCTGATTGTGGGCGAAAAAGAAGCTCAGGACAATATCATCAGTGTGCGCCGCCACGGCGAAGGTGATATCGGCTCCATGCCCATGGATGGCTTCATCAAAAGCGTGAATACCCAGGTGGCCGAAGCGATGGGCTGA
- the rpmI gene encoding 50S ribosomal protein L35 — MPKVKTKSGAKKRFKLTGTGKVKRKHAFKSHILTKKSTKRKRALTHSGLVSSADMNRVNQMLNI; from the coding sequence ATGCCCAAAGTAAAAACTAAGTCGGGTGCCAAAAAGCGCTTTAAGCTGACCGGTACCGGCAAAGTGAAGCGTAAGCACGCTTTCAAGTCGCACATTCTCACCAAGAAGAGCACCAAGCGTAAGCGCGCCCTCACCCACAGCGGCCTGGTTAGCTCGGCCGATATGAACCGGGTGAATCAGATGCTCAATATCTAA
- the rplT gene encoding 50S ribosomal protein L20, which yields MPRSVNHVASRHRRKKVMRLAKGYYGRRKNVWTVAKNAVEKGLLYAYRDRKVKKREFRALWIQRINAGAREHGLSYSQLMGGLKKAGIELNRKVLADLALNHPAAFAGIVEKVK from the coding sequence ATGCCAAGGAGTGTAAACCACGTGGCCTCGCGCCACCGTCGTAAGAAAGTAATGCGGCTTGCCAAAGGCTATTATGGCCGCCGCAAGAACGTCTGGACCGTTGCCAAGAACGCCGTAGAGAAGGGCTTGCTCTATGCCTACCGCGACCGCAAGGTGAAGAAGCGGGAGTTCCGCGCCCTCTGGATTCAGCGTATCAACGCTGGGGCCCGTGAGCATGGCCTTTCGTATTCACAGCTGATGGGTGGCCTGAAGAAGGCTGGCATCGAGCTAAACCGTAAAGTGCTCGCCGACCTCGCGCTGAACCATCCCGCTGCTTTCGCGGGCATCGTTGAGAAAGTGAAGTAA
- a CDS encoding START-like domain-containing protein translates to MAMPATSVKRRFEMEYSINASPKILFPYIASASGLSQWFCDDVRLDPDHRLNMVWDKQSHFAEIAAQRPGRSIRYVFLDEKKCSQPDANYLDFTLESSLITDEVFLRVTDYSDHLDAEEQQELWESLVGKLREQVGG, encoded by the coding sequence ATGGCTATGCCCGCCACCAGCGTCAAGCGTCGCTTCGAGATGGAATACTCGATAAACGCCTCTCCCAAAATCCTTTTTCCCTACATTGCTTCGGCCTCGGGCCTGTCGCAGTGGTTTTGCGACGACGTGCGCCTCGACCCCGACCACCGCCTGAATATGGTGTGGGACAAGCAAAGCCACTTTGCTGAGATTGCGGCGCAGCGGCCCGGGCGGAGCATCCGGTACGTATTCCTCGACGAAAAGAAGTGCTCGCAGCCCGACGCCAATTACCTCGACTTTACGCTGGAGTCGTCGCTTATCACCGATGAGGTATTTTTGCGCGTGACTGACTACTCCGACCACCTCGATGCTGAGGAGCAGCAGGAGCTCTGGGAGAGCCTGGTGGGTAAGCTCCGCGAGCAGGTAGGCGGCTAA
- a CDS encoding LptF/LptG family permease, whose protein sequence is MKKLDKLILKAFAGPFLLTFAVVEFILLTHTLLKYLDDIVGKDLGTGVLLQLLFFFSVLIVPISLPLAVLLSSLMTYGSLGEHHELTAIKASGVALTRILRPVWLVSMVLAVLAFWFNERIVPKANLKAYSLLWDVRQKKLALDIRPGVFYNGIPGYTIKVDKKVGPDKDILMGIMIYDHTQKSGNATVMLADSGRMFTRFGGQYLGFELFRGHSYIEQPDARDRSAASFIREGFKRNMITFSLASFNLDRTKQELFQTNRMMLNIPQLIHGSDSIQRSLKRERKLLPSRMGGYYTFLRFDTAGRAQNRKLAKLQVPATRLGPLTAQQVEQALNRARNVNSFITSTSQRLYEVARDSAEFRIEIYRKYTQSTAVLLMFLIGAPLGAIIKKGGLGVPILVSILFFIVFYVFDTMGSKYGRDFVLPVGVGMWLSNSILFPFGLFFLYQAYNDSGLLEMDFWRRLAQRLPRFPRLRQLAAPVRK, encoded by the coding sequence GTGAAAAAACTAGATAAGCTTATTCTAAAGGCCTTTGCCGGCCCATTTTTGCTCACGTTTGCGGTAGTAGAATTTATTCTGCTCACGCATACGCTGCTGAAATACCTCGACGATATCGTGGGGAAGGACCTCGGCACGGGCGTGTTGCTGCAGCTGCTGTTTTTCTTCAGCGTGCTCATCGTACCCATCTCGCTGCCGCTGGCCGTGCTGCTGTCGTCGCTGATGACCTACGGCAGCCTCGGCGAGCACCACGAACTGACGGCCATTAAGGCCTCGGGTGTGGCGCTTACCCGCATTCTGCGGCCGGTGTGGCTGGTGAGCATGGTGCTGGCAGTACTGGCCTTCTGGTTTAACGAGCGCATTGTGCCCAAGGCCAACCTGAAGGCCTACAGCCTGCTGTGGGATGTGCGTCAGAAAAAGCTGGCCCTCGATATCCGGCCCGGCGTGTTCTACAACGGGATTCCTGGCTATACCATTAAGGTAGATAAGAAAGTAGGGCCGGATAAAGATATACTAATGGGCATAATGATATATGACCATACTCAAAAGTCAGGCAATGCCACCGTGATGCTGGCCGACTCGGGCCGCATGTTTACGCGTTTCGGCGGGCAGTACCTGGGGTTTGAGCTGTTCCGCGGCCATAGCTACATTGAGCAGCCCGATGCCCGCGACCGCTCGGCGGCCTCCTTTATCCGCGAAGGCTTTAAGCGAAACATGATAACGTTTTCGCTGGCCTCTTTCAACCTCGACCGCACCAAGCAGGAGCTTTTCCAGACCAACCGCATGATGCTCAATATTCCGCAGCTCATTCATGGCTCGGATTCTATTCAGCGGTCGCTAAAGCGGGAGCGTAAATTGCTGCCCAGCCGGATGGGTGGTTACTACACCTTCCTGCGCTTCGACACTGCCGGCCGGGCTCAAAACCGCAAGCTGGCCAAGCTTCAGGTGCCAGCTACCCGGCTGGGGCCGCTTACAGCGCAGCAGGTAGAACAGGCCCTGAACCGCGCCCGCAACGTAAACTCCTTTATTACGTCTACCTCGCAGCGACTCTACGAGGTAGCCCGCGACTCGGCGGAGTTCCGCATTGAGATTTACCGCAAGTACACCCAGTCGACGGCCGTGCTGCTCATGTTTCTGATTGGGGCCCCGCTCGGGGCGATTATTAAAAAGGGCGGCCTGGGCGTACCGATTCTGGTTTCGATTCTTTTTTTCATCGTCTTCTACGTTTTCGATACGATGGGGTCGAAGTACGGCCGCGACTTCGTGCTGCCGGTTGGGGTAGGTATGTGGCTCTCCAACAGTATCTTATTTCCTTTTGGCTTGTTCTTCCTCTACCAGGCCTATAATGACTCCGGCCTGTTGGAAATGGATTTCTGGCGGCGGCTGGCACAGCGGCTGCCGCGCTTTCCACGCCTGCGGCAGCTGGCTGCACCCGTGCGCAAGTAG
- the rpsO gene encoding 30S ribosomal protein S15 — MKLSTEAKQAIFEKNSLQKVTTDTGSAESQIALFTHRITHLTEHLKVNKKDHSTRLGLLKLVGKRRRMLDYLQHREINRYRAIIKELGIRK, encoded by the coding sequence ATGAAACTCTCGACCGAGGCCAAACAGGCCATCTTTGAAAAAAACAGCCTTCAGAAAGTAACTACCGATACTGGTTCGGCCGAGTCGCAAATTGCTTTGTTCACGCACCGCATCACGCACCTGACGGAGCACCTGAAAGTTAACAAGAAAGACCACAGCACCCGTCTGGGCCTGCTGAAGCTGGTAGGCAAGCGCCGCCGCATGCTGGATTACCTCCAGCACCGTGAAATCAACCGCTACCGTGCGATTATCAAAGAGTTGGGCATCCGCAAGTAA
- the pnp gene encoding polyribonucleotide nucleotidyltransferase, whose translation MPAPHAITKTLALPDGRQISIETGKLAKFADGAVVVRLGDTMLLATVVSAPSQRDGVDFLPLSVDYQEKFGSAGKIPGSFQRREGRLSDYEILICRLVDRILRPMFPKDYHYEVQVMITLISADKEVQPDALAALAASAALSISDIPFAGPISEVRVARIDGQFQINPKTSDLARADMDLIVGATGDSVAMVEGEMNEVSEEEMVAAIAFAHEAIKAQVQLQKDLAAAVGRTADSPTREYPKYEENEELKKRIQQGIYQGAYDVARSGNTSKGGRKEGFSQVKKAFLEQLVAEQPELDMKQFSRYYSSAEKKAIRDMMVKERVRLDGRQLTEIRPIWSEINYLPGAHGSAIFTRGETQSLTTATLGTKLDEQIVDQPLTKGYSKFMLHYNFPGFSTGEVKPNRGAGRREIGHGNLAARSLKRVLPPDEENPYTIRIVSDILESNGSSSMATVCAGSLALMDAGVKVRAAVAGIAMGLVQDKETGEYAVLSDILGDEDHLGDMDFKVTGTEKGICACQMDIKIQGLSNEILTAALHQAREGRLHILGEMAKTIAAPAAELKAHTPRSHKMLIDKEFIGAVIGPGGKVIQQIQKDTNATVIIEEKDEKGHVSIYASNQTDMQGAIDRIRAIAAQPEVGETYKGKVRSIQPYGAFVEIMPGKDGLLHISEVTHERIASLEGVLEVGQEIDVKLVDIDKKTGKYRLSRKVLLEKQA comes from the coding sequence ATGCCCGCTCCCCACGCGATTACTAAAACCCTGGCACTGCCCGACGGCCGCCAGATTTCAATTGAAACCGGCAAGCTGGCCAAATTCGCCGATGGTGCCGTAGTGGTTCGCCTGGGCGATACCATGCTGCTGGCCACTGTCGTGTCGGCCCCAAGCCAGCGCGATGGCGTAGACTTCCTGCCGCTCTCGGTTGACTATCAGGAAAAATTTGGCTCGGCCGGTAAGATTCCCGGCTCGTTTCAGCGCCGCGAAGGCCGTCTGAGCGACTACGAAATCCTGATTTGCCGCCTCGTGGACCGCATTCTGCGGCCCATGTTTCCCAAGGACTATCACTACGAGGTGCAGGTAATGATTACCCTTATCTCGGCTGATAAAGAAGTGCAGCCCGATGCCCTAGCCGCGCTGGCTGCTTCGGCTGCGCTCTCGATTTCGGATATTCCGTTCGCCGGCCCGATTTCGGAGGTTCGCGTGGCCCGTATCGACGGTCAGTTCCAGATTAACCCCAAAACCAGCGACCTGGCTCGCGCCGATATGGACCTCATCGTAGGGGCCACCGGCGACTCGGTAGCCATGGTGGAAGGCGAGATGAACGAGGTGAGCGAGGAAGAGATGGTGGCCGCTATTGCCTTTGCGCACGAAGCCATTAAGGCCCAGGTGCAGCTGCAAAAGGACCTGGCTGCGGCCGTGGGCCGCACGGCCGACTCGCCCACCCGCGAGTACCCAAAATACGAGGAGAACGAGGAGCTGAAAAAGCGTATTCAGCAAGGCATCTACCAGGGTGCCTACGACGTAGCCCGCTCGGGCAACACGAGCAAAGGCGGCCGCAAGGAAGGCTTCTCGCAAGTGAAAAAAGCTTTCCTGGAGCAGCTCGTAGCCGAGCAGCCCGAGCTGGATATGAAGCAGTTCAGCCGCTACTACTCGTCGGCTGAGAAGAAGGCTATCCGCGACATGATGGTGAAGGAGCGCGTGCGCCTCGACGGCCGCCAGCTCACCGAAATCCGCCCCATCTGGTCAGAAATCAACTACCTGCCGGGTGCGCACGGTTCGGCCATCTTCACGCGCGGTGAAACCCAGAGCCTGACCACGGCCACGCTGGGCACCAAGCTCGATGAGCAGATTGTGGACCAGCCCCTGACCAAGGGCTACTCGAAATTCATGCTGCACTACAACTTCCCCGGTTTCTCGACCGGCGAGGTGAAGCCCAACCGGGGGGCCGGCCGCCGCGAAATCGGCCACGGCAACCTGGCTGCCCGCTCGCTGAAGCGGGTATTGCCCCCCGATGAGGAAAACCCCTATACCATCCGCATTGTGTCGGACATTCTGGAGTCGAATGGCTCTAGCTCGATGGCCACCGTATGTGCCGGCTCGCTGGCCCTGATGGATGCCGGCGTGAAGGTGCGCGCTGCCGTAGCCGGCATCGCCATGGGCCTCGTGCAGGACAAGGAAACCGGCGAGTACGCCGTGCTTTCGGACATCCTGGGCGATGAGGACCACCTCGGCGACATGGACTTTAAGGTAACCGGCACGGAAAAAGGTATTTGTGCCTGCCAGATGGATATCAAAATTCAGGGTCTGAGCAATGAGATTCTGACCGCCGCCCTGCACCAGGCCCGGGAAGGCCGCCTGCATATATTGGGCGAGATGGCCAAGACCATCGCTGCGCCGGCGGCTGAGCTGAAGGCGCATACGCCACGCTCGCACAAGATGCTGATTGACAAAGAGTTTATCGGCGCGGTAATCGGGCCGGGCGGTAAAGTCATTCAGCAGATTCAGAAAGACACCAATGCCACGGTAATCATCGAGGAGAAGGACGAGAAAGGCCACGTAAGCATCTACGCCTCCAACCAGACGGATATGCAGGGCGCCATCGACCGTATCCGGGCGATTGCCGCGCAGCCCGAAGTGGGCGAAACCTACAAAGGCAAGGTGCGCAGCATTCAGCCCTACGGCGCATTCGTGGAGATTATGCCAGGTAAGGATGGTCTGCTGCACATTTCGGAAGTAACCCACGAGCGCATCGCCTCGCTCGAAGGCGTGCTCGAAGTTGGGCAGGAGATTGACGTGAAGCTGGTGGACATCGACAAGAAAACCGGCAAGTATCGCCTCTCGCGCAAAGTGCTGCTCGAAAAGCAGGCGTAA
- a CDS encoding sigma-70 family RNA polymerase sigma factor encodes MRQLKISKQITNRESQSLDKYLQEIGKVDLLTPDEEVTLAQRIRDGDQKALEKLTKANLRFVVSVAKQYQNQGLSLGDLINEGNLGLIKAAKRFDETRGFKFISYAVWWIRQSILQALAEQSRIVRLPLNRVGSLNKISKSFSELEQKFEREPSPEEIAEVLELTTSEVVDTLKISGRHVSVDAPFVQGEENRLLDVLENEDEETPDSGLMNDSLRKEVQRALSTLTKREADVITLYFGLNGEAALTLEEIGEKFNLTRERVRQIKEKAIRRLRHTSRSKALKPYLG; translated from the coding sequence ATGAGACAGCTAAAAATCAGCAAGCAGATTACCAACCGCGAAAGCCAGTCGCTGGATAAATACCTCCAGGAGATTGGTAAAGTGGACCTGCTGACACCCGACGAGGAGGTGACGCTGGCGCAGCGCATCCGCGACGGAGACCAGAAAGCACTTGAGAAGTTGACCAAGGCTAACCTGCGCTTTGTAGTGTCGGTAGCCAAACAATATCAGAACCAGGGTCTTAGCCTCGGTGACCTCATCAATGAGGGCAACCTCGGCCTTATTAAAGCAGCCAAGCGCTTTGACGAGACCCGGGGCTTTAAATTCATTTCGTACGCCGTTTGGTGGATTCGCCAGAGCATTCTGCAGGCCCTGGCCGAGCAGAGCCGCATTGTGCGCCTGCCGCTGAATCGGGTAGGCTCGCTGAATAAAATCAGCAAGTCGTTCTCCGAGCTGGAGCAAAAGTTTGAGCGGGAGCCTTCTCCTGAGGAAATCGCTGAAGTCCTGGAGCTTACGACCTCCGAGGTGGTGGACACCCTGAAAATCTCGGGCCGTCACGTATCGGTCGATGCGCCGTTTGTGCAGGGCGAAGAAAACCGTTTGCTCGACGTGCTCGAAAATGAGGACGAAGAGACGCCCGACTCGGGCCTGATGAACGACTCGCTGCGCAAGGAAGTGCAACGCGCGCTCTCGACGCTCACCAAGCGCGAAGCCGACGTGATTACCCTCTATTTCGGGTTGAACGGCGAAGCGGCCCTGACCCTGGAAGAAATCGGCGAGAAGTTTAATCTGACCCGTGAGCGGGTGCGTCAGATAAAGGAAAAAGCCATTCGCCGCCTGCGCCATACCTCGCGCTCGAAGGCCCTGAAGCCTTATCTGGGCTAA
- the trxB gene encoding thioredoxin-disulfide reductase: protein MEHIHCLIIGSGPAGYTAAIYAARAGLKPVMYQGLQPGGQLTITNDVENFPGYPDGVMGPEMMEDLKKQAARFGTDIRYGIATKVDFSGHPHKITIDEVTQLTADSVIIATGASAKWLGLPSEARLNGAGVSACAVCDGFFYRGKEVAIVGAGDTAAEEANYLANLCTKVYMLVRKDAMRASKIMQQRVLNNPKIEVLFDTATEEILGEHAVEAVRVKNLVTHETREIPVHGFFVAIGHEPNSMIFQDYLHHDEQGYLKTIPGTAKTNVDGVFACGDVQDFTYRQAVTAAGSGCMAALDAERYLAGLVG from the coding sequence ATGGAACATATTCATTGCCTGATTATTGGTTCGGGTCCGGCGGGGTACACGGCCGCCATCTATGCAGCCCGCGCCGGGTTGAAGCCGGTGATGTACCAGGGCTTGCAGCCCGGTGGCCAGCTCACTATCACCAACGACGTGGAGAATTTTCCGGGTTACCCGGATGGCGTGATGGGACCAGAAATGATGGAAGACCTCAAGAAGCAGGCGGCGCGCTTCGGCACGGATATCCGCTATGGTATTGCTACGAAAGTGGATTTCTCGGGTCATCCGCACAAAATCACGATTGATGAGGTGACGCAGCTGACGGCCGACTCGGTTATTATTGCCACCGGCGCTTCGGCCAAGTGGCTGGGCCTGCCCTCGGAAGCCCGGCTGAATGGCGCGGGCGTATCGGCCTGCGCCGTCTGCGACGGCTTTTTTTACCGGGGCAAGGAAGTGGCGATTGTGGGAGCCGGCGACACGGCCGCCGAGGAAGCCAACTACCTGGCCAATCTATGCACAAAAGTATATATGCTGGTGCGCAAGGATGCCATGCGGGCTTCTAAAATCATGCAGCAGCGGGTATTGAACAATCCCAAGATTGAAGTGCTTTTTGACACGGCCACCGAGGAGATACTGGGCGAGCACGCCGTAGAGGCAGTACGGGTTAAAAACCTGGTGACGCACGAAACGCGGGAAATTCCCGTTCATGGCTTTTTCGTGGCAATCGGCCACGAGCCGAATTCCATGATTTTTCAGGACTACCTGCACCACGACGAGCAGGGCTATCTCAAAACAATACCTGGCACCGCTAAAACCAACGTCGATGGGGTGTTTGCCTGCGGCGACGTGCAGGACTTTACCTACCGGCAGGCCGTAACGGCCGCCGGCTCGGGCTGCATGGCTGCGCTCGATGCCGAGCGCTACCTGGCCGGCCTGGTCGGCTAA
- a CDS encoding peptidoglycan DD-metalloendopeptidase family protein, which produces MIFPKLFVRLPALLLLLACWLGAGTPVQAQRHRKVPPPKARAGTPRSRDFFRLRTPTMRYVKPDTTTIIETEEMPDDKSDAAKSIFNPARKLSIVSEDTTTLNEGGQEIVEMSDEVLIDSSWVKVAGYYAIWDTHNINPYRVDGRRIRDTLTLKLVDPARQHYAKMPLLKTPITSGFTFRWGRWHFGVDLDLETGDSVRAAFDGVIRISKWDGGGYGNYLLVRHYNGLETLYGHLSKPLLPVGTFVKAGQVIGLGGSTGRSTGSHLHFEVRYEGNPINPTYMYDFPDYKLRGETFTITSALFNYYSQALRRGHRSHGEPTAARRVATHKVRQGDTLSEIADRYGVRVSTLKRLNPGLRSTLQPGKKLRIK; this is translated from the coding sequence TTGATATTCCCCAAGCTCTTTGTGCGTCTGCCCGCGCTTTTGCTGCTCCTGGCCTGCTGGTTGGGGGCCGGCACGCCCGTGCAGGCGCAGCGCCACCGCAAGGTGCCGCCGCCCAAGGCACGCGCCGGCACGCCCCGCAGTCGCGACTTCTTCCGGCTTCGTACGCCCACCATGCGCTACGTAAAGCCCGACACTACCACGATTATTGAGACGGAGGAAATGCCCGACGACAAGTCGGACGCCGCTAAGTCGATATTCAACCCGGCCCGCAAGCTCAGCATTGTGAGCGAGGATACGACCACGCTCAACGAGGGCGGGCAGGAGATTGTGGAGATGTCGGACGAAGTGCTTATCGACTCGTCGTGGGTGAAGGTGGCCGGCTATTATGCCATCTGGGATACGCACAACATCAACCCCTACCGGGTAGATGGCCGGCGCATCCGCGATACCCTGACGCTAAAGCTCGTGGACCCGGCCCGGCAGCATTATGCCAAGATGCCGCTGCTGAAAACGCCCATTACCTCGGGCTTCACGTTTCGGTGGGGGCGCTGGCACTTTGGCGTCGACCTCGACCTGGAAACCGGTGATTCGGTGCGGGCTGCCTTCGACGGGGTTATTCGCATCAGTAAGTGGGATGGCGGCGGCTACGGCAACTACCTGCTGGTGCGCCACTACAATGGTCTGGAAACGTTGTATGGCCACCTGAGTAAGCCATTGCTACCGGTAGGTACTTTTGTGAAGGCCGGCCAGGTAATAGGGCTGGGCGGCAGCACGGGGCGCAGCACCGGCTCGCACCTGCACTTTGAGGTGCGCTACGAGGGTAATCCTATCAACCCAACGTACATGTACGACTTCCCAGACTATAAGCTGCGGGGCGAAACATTTACGATTACCTCGGCGCTGTTCAACTATTACAGCCAGGCCCTGCGCCGGGGGCACCGAAGCCACGGCGAGCCCACGGCCGCGCGGCGCGTCGCTACGCATAAGGTGCGGCAGGGTGATACCCTGTCGGAGATTGCCGACCGCTACGGGGTGCGCGTAAGCACGCTCAAACGGTTGAACCCCGGTCTGCGTAGCACCTTGCAGCCGGGCAAAAAGCTACGGATAAAGTAG